A genome region from Cervus elaphus chromosome 18, mCerEla1.1, whole genome shotgun sequence includes the following:
- the LOC122674172 gene encoding peptidyl-prolyl cis-trans isomerase-like 3 has product MSVTLHTDVGDIKIEVFCERTPKTCENFLALCASNYYNGCIFHRNIKGFMVQTGDPTGTGRGGNSIWGKKFEDEYSEYLKHNVRGVVSMANNGPNTNGSQFFITYGKQPHLDMKYTVFGKVIDGLETLDELEKLPVNEKTYRPLNDVHIKDITIHANPFAQ; this is encoded by the coding sequence atgtcgGTGACATTGCATACAGATGTAGGTGATATTAAAATAGAAGTCTTCTGTGAAAGGACACccaaaacatgtgaaaatttcttGGCTCTTTGTGCCAGTAATTACTACAATGGCTGTATATTTCATAGAAATATCAAGGGTTTCATGGTTCAAACGGGAGATCCAACAGGTACTGGAAGGGGAGGTAACAGTATCTGGGGCAAGAAGTTTGAAGACGAATATAGTGAATATCTTAAGCACAATGTTAGAGGTGTTGTATCTATGGCTAATAATGGCCCAAATACTAATGGGTCTCAGTTTTTCATCACCTATGGGAAGCAGCCACATCTGGACATGAAATACACAGTATTTGGCAAGGTGATAGATGGTCTGGAGACTCTAGATGAACTGGAGAAGTTACCCGTAAATGAGAAGACATATCGACCTCTTAATGATGTACACATTAAGGACATAACTATTCATGCCAACCCATTTGCTCAGTAA